Proteins co-encoded in one Amaranthus tricolor cultivar Red isolate AtriRed21 chromosome 7, ASM2621246v1, whole genome shotgun sequence genomic window:
- the LOC130817669 gene encoding putative pentatricopeptide repeat-containing protein At5g37570 — MRISQLQIHSLLKNCNSISHLKQIHAKILRLNLHEHYSFTSSLITLYTSLSPHHIRLLFSSLSEYTTVYLFNCSIRFFSKTPSFYLESLHLYLQMVRSHFKPDNYTYPFVLNSCAAIWYLNYGCGVHGRIVKSGFCSIIEIFNALIDMYGKCGKLGYARKVFDEMPQRDVVSYNALLGAYARIGEDMTDARMVFDSMPIRNLISWNAMIVGYANCGDIDSAQLIFDMMNDKNVVSWTTMLVGYTKNRLMDKARIIFEAMPEKTLVCWTAMISGYAQNGVPNEALKYFYGMQRARVRPDPYAMTAVMSAIAQLGCPDLASWITTLVDQEGIERNERVLTSLVDMHAKCGNIEKACQFFEKIPRPDVYPYSALITGLASHGHGLKALEIFRKMLLENVEPDYVTFVGVLNACSHAGLVEEGLAYWESMINEYKIQPDAGHYACVIDMLGRAGRLEQAYKMLQSMPMDPRPGALGALLAACRTYNNVRIAESVAQELFVLEPQNTGNYVLLSGIYAAREEWDDAARIRKAMTKRISAKEPGYSWI; from the coding sequence ATGAGAATATCACAGCTACAAATTCATTCACTATTGAAAAATTGCAATTCAATCTCTCATCTCAAACAAATTCATGCAAAAATCCTACGCCTAAATCTCCATGAACACTACTCCTTCACTTCTTCGCTCATTACTCTCTACACTTCCTTGTCTCCTCATCACATCCGTCTTCTATTCTCTTCTCTCTCAGAGTACACTACCGTATATCTCTTCAATTGCTCAATCAGATTTTTCTCCAAAACCCCATCTTTTTACCTTGAATCTTTGCATTTGTATCTGCAAATGGTTCGTTCTCATTTTAAACCTGATAATTACACTTACCCTTTTGTTCTCAACTCATGTGCTGCTATCTGGTATCTTAATTATGGTTGTGGAGTTCATGGTCGTATTGTTAAATCTGGATTTTGTTCAATCATTGAAATTTTTAATGCTTTGATTGATATGTATGGGAAATGTGGGAAATTAGGTTATGCACGTAAGGTGTTCGATGAAATGCCTCAAAGAGATGTTGTGTCTTATAATGCTCTTCTTGGAGCATATGCTAGAATTGGGGAGGATATGACCGATGCTCGGATGGTTTTTGATAGTATGCCTATCAGAAATTTGATTTCTTGGAATGCTATGATTGTGGGTTATGCAAATTGTGGTGATATAGATTCCGCTCAATTGATTTTTGATATGATGAATGATAAGAATGTGGTTTCTTGGACGACAATGCTAGTTGggtatactaaaaataggttGATGGATAAAGCGAGGATCATTTTTGAGGCTATGCCTGAGAAGACTTTAGTTTGTTGGACTGCTATGATTAGTGGGTATGCCCAAAATGGAGTACCAAATGAAGCATTGAAATACTTTTATGGTATGCAAAGAGCACGTGTTAGGCCTGATCCTTATGCTATGACTGCTGTAATGTCTGCGATAGCGCAATTAGGTTGTCCTGATTTGGCCAGTTGGATCACAACTTTAGTTGATCAGGAAGGTATTGAGCGGAATGAGAGGGTACTAACTTCTTTAGTTGATATGCATGCTAAATGCGGTAACATTGAAAAAGCATGTCAGTTTTTTGAGAAGATTCCTCGTCCGGATGTGTACCCTTATAGTGCATTGATAACTGGCCTCGCTTCACATGGACATGGCCTCAAAGCACTTGAGATTTTTCGTAAAATGTTATTGGAAAATGTTGAACCTGATTACGTAACATTTGTTGGCGTTTTGAATGCGTGTAGCCATGCTGGACTTGTTGAAGAAGGTTTAGCATATTGGGAAAGCATGAtaaatgaatacaagattcaaCCAGATGCAGGTCATTATGCTTGCGTAATTGATATGCTTGGACGTGCTGGGAGATTGGAGCAAGCATATAAAATGCTTCAGAGTATGCCAATGGATCCTCGTCCGGGAGCTCTAGGTGCCTTGCTTGCCGCCTGTCGAACTTATAACAATGTTAGAATTGCAGAATCTGTCGCTCAGGAATTGTTTGTATTAGAGCCTCAAAATACTGGGAACTATGTGCTTCTTTCTGGTATATACGCTGCAAGAGAGGAGTGGGATGATGCAGCAAGGATTCGCAAAGCTATGACCAAAAGAATCTCAGCCAAAGAACCTGGTTATAGTTGGATCTAA